In one window of Electrophorus electricus isolate fEleEle1 chromosome 15, fEleEle1.pri, whole genome shotgun sequence DNA:
- the tmprss4a gene encoding transmembrane protease serine 4a, with protein sequence MRTNIELAEESTTPLNPAKRVVDRPGKHRKPMTDTKPQRKKQSWKLILITILCVLVILGILAVAAYFIKQLVESKYFFCSKSLKFIPIADACNGKPDCTDGEDESNCVSKFVTNSTFPVRLVSNLSMLQIYSADENRWRSVCAEGWTQQHTQVACQQLGYTANPSYSTVLVDDLSPELKMFFYEVEPVSTHTIQSNVTKKNTCSSGSVITLTCSDCGPEAPASRIVGGQDAAIENWPWQVSLQWSGQHLCGGSLVSPTWVITAAHCFSGNREVSRWWVLAGRTYMGSLGGYSVNKIIVNGDYNADVSDYDLAMMRLSKPVTMGVSVRPVCLTTYDLGLRGGAPLVVTGWGTLQENGQPASTLQKAKIPLIDEAQCSAIYGASLTSRMLCAGYLQGKVDACQGDSGGPLVYFNSEWMLVGVVSWGVGCAKTGYPGVYSNVGQMLNWVYSVMQQNS encoded by the exons ATGAGG ACTAATATCGAGCTTGCTGAAGAGAGTACAACACCCCTAAATCCAGCAAAACGAG ttgtgGACAGGCCTGGGAAACACAGGAAGCCCATGACAGACACGAAAccacagaggaaaaaacaatCATGGAAATTGATCCTCATCACCATCCTCTGTGTACTAGTTATTCTGGGTATTCTGGCTGTAGCTGCATATTTCA TCAAGCAGCTGGTTGAAAGTAAATACTTCTTCTGCTCCAAGTCATTAAAATTCATTCCAATAGCTGATGCTTGCAATGGCAAACCGGATTGCACAGATGGAGAGGATGAGTCTAATTGTGTGTCTAAATTTGTAACCAATTCCACATTTCCTG TACGGCTGGTCTCAAATCTCTCCATGCTTCAGATATACAGTGCTGATGAAAACaggtggagaagtgtgtgtgcagagggcTGGACTCAACAACACACTCAGGTGGCCTGTCAGCAGCTAGGATACACAGC tAATCCTTCTTACAGTACAGTCTTAGTGGATGACCTGTCACCAGAACTGAAGATGTTTTTCTATGAGGTGGAACCAGTCAGCACGCACACAATTCAGTCCAATGTCACCAAAAA GAATACATGCAGTTCAGGTTCAGTCATCACTTTGACCTGCTCAG ACTGTGGCCCAGAGGCACCAGCGAGCCGGATTGTTGGGGGACAGGATGCGGCAATCGAGAACTGGCCATGGCAGGTGAGCCTACAGTGGAGTGGCCAGCACCTGTGTGGAGGCTCCCTCGTGTCCCCAACCTGGGTCATCACTGCGGCCCACTGCTTCTCTGG GAACAGGGAGGTGAGCAGATGGTGGGTGTTGGCAGGCAGGACATACATGGGCTCTCTGGGAGGCTACTCTGTGAACAAGATCATTGTGAATGGAGACTACAATGCAGACGTCAGTGACTATGACCTGGCCATGATGAGACTCAGTAAACCAGTCACAATGGGAG TCTCGGTGAGACCAGTGTGCCTCACAACTTATGATCTGGGACTCAGAGGAGGAGCCCCACTGGTAGTGACTGGCTGGGGTACTCTGCAGGAGAACG GGCAGCCAGCCTCAACTCTGCAGAAGGCCAAAATCCCTCTCATTGACGAAGCTCAGTGTTCTGCAATATACGGTGCAAGCCTCACTTCCAGGATGCTTTGTGCTGGGTACCTCCAGGGTAAAGTGGATGCATGCCAG GGGGATAGTGGTGGTCCTCTGGTGTACTTTAATAGTGAATGGatgttggtgggtgtggtgagCTGGGGGGTGGGCTGTGCTAAAACAGGCTATCCTGGCGTTTACTCGAATGTCGGACAGATGCTCAACTGGGTGTACTCTGTCATGCAG CAAAACTCTTGA